In a single window of the Nicotiana tomentosiformis chromosome 8, ASM39032v3, whole genome shotgun sequence genome:
- the LOC104121363 gene encoding indole-3-acetic acid-amido synthetase GH3.6-like has product MERTMSEAPNSPKKATECSIAEDNKKNLQFIEEVTTNVGDVQRRVLAEILSRNANVEYLQRHNLNGHTDRETFKKVIPAITYEDIQQDINRIAHGDKSPIFCSQPISEFLTSSGTSGGERKLMPTIQEELGRRLQLHGLMMSVISQFVPDLEKGKGMYFLSIKSEAKTPGGLPARPVLTSIYKSPYFSNRRLSPYANYTSPAETILCPDSYQNMYSQMLCGLCQNKEVLRLGSYFASGFIRAIRFLEKHWSLLCNDIRMGTINTQITDLSVREAVMKILKPDPELADFIEAECSKDSWKGIITRLWPNTKYVDVIVTGSMSQYIPTLDYYSNGLPLVSTMYASSECPFGINLNPFCKPSEVSYTLIPTMGYFEFSPIHRTNEVPNSISMSESPNEKEQQQLVDLVDVKIGQEYELVVSTYSGLYRYRVGDVLRVAGYKNNTPQFTFVCRENVILSIDSDKTDEVELQNAVENAVRDLMPFDAHVTEYTSYADTATIPGHYVLFWELSINVSTSIPPSVFEDCCLTIEESLDSVYRQGRASDKSIGPLEIRIVEIGTFDKLMDYCVSLGASIDQYKTPRCVKFAPHVELLNSRVMSSHFSQTCPNWVPGHRQWNNMN; this is encoded by the exons ATGGAAAGAACCATGTCTGAGGCACCAAACAGCCCAAAGAAAGCCACTGAATGTAGTATCGCAGAGGACAACAAGAAGAATCTTCAGTTCATTGAAGAGGTCACAACCAACGTTGGCGATGTCCAAAGGAGAGTTCTTGCTGAAATCCTGTCGAGGAATGCCAATGTTGAGTACTTACAACGCCATAATCTCAATGGTCACACTGATAGAGAGACATTCAAAAAAGTCATACCTGCCATCACCTACGAAGATATTCAGCAAGATATCAACCGTATAGCACATGGTGATAAATCTCCAATCTTCTGCTCCCAGCCCATCTCTGAATTCTTGACAAG TTCTGGGACGTCTGGAGGGGAGAGAAAACTGATGCCAACAATTCAGGAAGAGCTCGGGAGGAGATTACAGCTTCACGGCTTGATGATGTCTGTGATAAGTCAATTTGTTCCAGATTTGGAAAAGGGCAAAGGAATGTATTTCTTGTCCATAAAGTCTGAAGCCAAGACTCCAGGAGGATTACCAGCTCGCCCTGTTTTAACAAGTATTTACAAGAGTCCTTATTTCAGTAACAGGCGTCTTAGCCCCTACGCAAACTACACTAGTCCAGCTGAAACCATTCTCTGTCCAGACTCTTACCAAAACATGTATTCCCAAATGCTTTGTGGCCTCTGCCAAAACAAAGAAGTCCTCCGGCTCGGCTCGTACTTTGCATCTGGCTTCATCCGTGCCATCCGGTTCCTTGAAAAGCACTGGTCTCTACTTTGCAACGATATCCGAATGGGAACCATTAACACCCAAATTACAGATCTGTCAGTGAGAGAGGCAGTGATGAAAATCCTCAAACCTGACCCAGAGTTGGCTGATTTCATCGAGGCTGAATGCAGTAAAGATTCATGGAAAGGGATCATCACTAGGTTGTGGCCTAATACCAAGTATGTGGATGTTATTGTAACCGGAAGCATGTCGCAGTATATACCAACCCTTGATTATTACAGCAATGGCCTCCCTCTTGTCTCTACCATGTATGCTTCCTCCGAATGCCCCTTTGGAATCAACTTGAACCCCTTTTGTAAGCCCAGTGAAGTCTCTTACACACTCATTCCCACCATGGGCTATTTTGAGTTCTCACCAATTCACAGAACCAATGAAGTCCCCAATTCTATCTCCATGTCCGAGTCGCCTAATGAGAAAGAACAGCAACAATTGGTCGATTTGGTTGATGTCAAGATTGGCCAGGAGTACGAGCTTGTTGTATCCACATATTCTG GACTCTATAGATACAGGGTGGGTGATGTGCTTCGGGTTGCTGGATACAAGAACAACACACCTCAGTTCACCTTCGTTTGTCGGGAAAATGTAATCTTGAGCATTGATTCCGACAAGACTGATGAAGTTGAGCTACAAAATGCAGTGGAAAATGCAGTGCGTGATCTGATGCCATTTGATGCACATGTAACCGAGTACACCAGCTACGCTGATACTGCAACCATTCCCGGCCACTATGTCCTATTCTGGGAGCTCAGCATAAATGTCTCTACCTCGATTCCCCCTTCAGTCTTTGAAGATTGTTGCCTCACTATTGAAGAGTCTTTAGACAGCGTCTACCGCCAGGGGCGTGCATCTGACAAATCCATCGGGCCTCTGGAAATCAGGATAGTGGAAATTGGGACTTTTGACAAGCTCATGGACTACTGCGTTAGCTTAGGTGCTTCCATAGACCAATATAAGACACCTCGGTGTGTGAAATTTGCACCCCATGTTGAGCTATTGAATTCGAGGGTCATGTCCAGCCACTTCAGTCAAACATGTCCAAATTGGGTTCCTGGCCACAGGCAATGGAACAACATGAATTGA
- the LOC104121362 gene encoding gluconokinase: MLLTSSTCNCIIGFSEMASDYKGKAIVLMGVSGAGKSTIGQMLGRAVNGRFLDADDYHSESNKEKMRNGTPLADEDRVPWLETLRDVLRRGLADNEAPILACSALQKRYREILRSADPNYEPGSYASVVKFVLLDVGAEVLAARLEKRAAEGKHFMPAKLLQTQLDLLQIDEAEGVFKVDATLDPDNIVKTVQTFVI, translated from the exons ATGCTTTTGACATCAAGCACTTGCAATTGTATAATAGGTTTTTCAGAAATGGCATCTGACTACAAAG GAAAAGCTATTGTGCTTATGGGTGTTAGCGGAGCTGGAAAATC GACAATTGGTCAGATGCTTGGAAGAGCTGTTAATGGCCGCTTTCTTGATGCCGATGATTATCACTCTGAGTCTAACAAAG AGAAGATGCGGAATGGGACCCCTCTTGCCGATGAAGATCGCGTTCCATGGCTTGAAACACTACGAGATGTGCTGAGAAGAGGCTTAGCTGACAACGAAGCGCCGATTCTGGCTTGCTCAGCTCTGCAAAAGCGGTACAGGGAAATCCTTAGATCTGCGGACCCAAATTATGAACCAGGTTCTTATGCAAGTGTTGTTAAATTCGTGTTGCTGGATGTTGGGGCTGAAGTGCTTGCCGCTCGGCTGGAAAAGAGAGCAGCTGAGGGGAAGCATTTCATGCCTGCAAAGCTCTTGCAGACCCAACTGGATTTGCTTCAGATTGATGAAGCAGAAGGGGTATTTAAGGTTGATGCTACATTGGATCCCGACAACATAGTGAAAACTGTACAAACATTTGTCATTTGA